The Haemophilus parainfluenzae genome window below encodes:
- the rbfA gene encoding 30S ribosome-binding factor RbfA, which produces MAREFKRSDRVAQELQKEIAIILQREVKDPRIGMVTVSDVEVSSDLAYAKVFVTFLFDHDEVAIAQGMKGLEKAAPYIRSLVGKAMRLRIVPEIRFFYDQSLVEGMRMSNLVTNVVREDEKKHVEEND; this is translated from the coding sequence ATGGCAAGAGAATTTAAACGCAGCGATCGTGTTGCACAAGAATTACAAAAAGAAATCGCCATCATTTTACAACGTGAAGTAAAAGATCCCCGTATTGGCATGGTAACCGTGTCAGATGTGGAAGTATCAAGCGATTTAGCTTATGCAAAAGTGTTTGTCACATTTTTGTTTGATCATGATGAAGTGGCGATTGCGCAAGGCATGAAAGGGTTAGAAAAAGCGGCACCTTATATTCGTTCATTAGTGGGTAAAGCAATGCGTTTACGCATTGTGCCAGAAATTCGCTTCTTCTACGATCAATCCTTAGTTGAAGGGATGCGTATGTCTAATTTAGTGACAAACGTGGTACGTGAAGACGAGAAAAAACACGTTGAGGAAAATGACTAA